The following coding sequences lie in one Bacteroides helcogenes P 36-108 genomic window:
- the uvrA gene encoding excinuclease ABC subunit UvrA: MQEETEYINVYGARVHNLKNIDAEIPRNSLTVITGLSGSGKSSLAFDTIFAEGQRRYIETFSAYARNFLGNLERPDVDKITGLSPVISIEQKTTNKNPRSTVGTTTEVYDYLRLLYARAGEAYSYLSGEKMVKYTEEQILDLIQKDYKGKRIYILAPLVRNRKGHYKELFEQIRKKGYLYVRVDGEVREALPGMKLDRYKNHDVEVVVDKLVVTDKDDARLKSSVVTAMRQGDGLLMILDIQTDSIRHYSKRLMCPVTGLSYREPAPHNFSFNSPQGACPKCKGLGVVSQIDIEKIIPDIGLSVSEGAIIPLGKYKNSMIFWQISALLEKYEATLKTPVKDLPDDAIDEILYGSDERIKIKSSLIGTSSDYFVTFEGVVKYIQMLQEKDASATAQKWAEQFAKTTVCPECHGAKLNKEALSFRIHDKNIYELSTMDISELYDWLMNVDQYLSGKQEQIAAEILKEIRTRLKFLLDVGLDYLSLNRSAVSLSGGESQRIRLATQIGSQLVNVLYILDEPSIGLHQRDNQRLIHSLKELRDIGNSVIVVEHDKDMMLAADYVIDMGPKAGRLGGEVVFAGTPGEMLRTHTLTSQYLNGERTIEIPAERRGGNGHSLWLCGSRGNNLKNVNVEFPLGKLICVTGVSGSGKSTLINETLQPILSQKFYRSLQDPLEYDSIEGVEYIDKVVNVDQSPLGRTPRSNPATYTGVFSDIRNLFVGLPEAKIRGYKPGRFSFNVSGGRCEVCQGNGYKTIEMNFLPDVYVPCEVCHGKRYNRETLEVRFKGKSIADVLDMTINRAVEFFENVPQILNKIKVIQEVGLGYIKLGQSSTTLSGGESQRVKLATELSKRDTGKTLYILDEPTTGLHFEDIRVLMNVLNKLVDKGNTVIVIEHNLDVIKMADYIIDMGPEGGKGGGELLACGTPEEVAKSKKGYTPKFLREELKMK; this comes from the coding sequence ATGCAAGAAGAAACAGAATATATCAATGTATATGGTGCGCGTGTGCACAATTTGAAAAATATAGATGCAGAAATTCCTCGAAACAGTCTTACGGTGATTACGGGGCTTAGTGGAAGTGGTAAATCTTCCCTTGCTTTTGATACTATTTTTGCCGAAGGACAACGTCGCTATATCGAAACGTTTTCAGCTTATGCCCGCAACTTTCTGGGTAATTTGGAACGCCCTGATGTCGATAAAATTACGGGGCTGAGTCCGGTAATTTCCATCGAACAGAAAACAACCAATAAGAATCCCCGTTCTACGGTGGGTACGACGACAGAGGTTTATGATTACTTGCGTTTGTTATACGCACGCGCGGGTGAGGCTTATTCTTACCTTTCCGGCGAGAAGATGGTGAAATATACCGAGGAGCAGATTCTTGATCTTATTCAGAAAGACTATAAGGGAAAACGCATTTATATCCTAGCCCCATTAGTGCGTAACCGTAAAGGTCATTATAAAGAACTTTTCGAACAAATTCGCAAAAAAGGCTACCTTTATGTCCGTGTAGATGGCGAAGTGCGTGAGGCATTGCCGGGTATGAAACTTGACCGCTACAAGAACCATGATGTGGAGGTAGTGGTTGACAAACTGGTAGTTACCGATAAGGATGACGCACGTTTGAAAAGCAGTGTTGTTACGGCTATGCGCCAAGGGGATGGTCTGCTGATGATACTTGATATCCAAACTGACAGCATACGGCATTACAGCAAGAGGCTGATGTGTCCTGTCACCGGGTTATCTTATCGGGAACCAGCACCGCATAATTTCTCTTTCAATTCTCCGCAAGGTGCATGCCCCAAATGTAAAGGTTTGGGAGTGGTTAGCCAGATTGATATTGAAAAGATTATTCCCGATATCGGATTGTCTGTTTCGGAAGGTGCGATTATTCCGTTGGGAAAATATAAGAACAGTATGATCTTCTGGCAGATATCTGCTTTGTTGGAGAAATATGAGGCTACATTGAAGACACCGGTAAAAGATCTGCCGGACGATGCGATAGATGAGATTCTTTATGGCTCGGACGAGCGTATTAAGATTAAAAGTTCACTGATCGGTACTTCTTCGGATTATTTCGTGACTTTCGAAGGAGTCGTAAAGTATATCCAGATGCTGCAGGAGAAAGATGCTTCTGCTACTGCACAGAAGTGGGCGGAGCAGTTTGCCAAGACAACTGTCTGTCCTGAATGCCACGGGGCTAAGTTGAACAAGGAAGCTCTCTCGTTTCGGATACACGATAAGAATATTTACGAGTTATCTACTATGGATATCAGTGAATTGTATGACTGGCTGATGAATGTGGATCAGTATCTTAGTGGTAAACAGGAACAGATTGCTGCTGAGATACTGAAAGAAATTCGTACACGTCTTAAATTCCTGCTGGACGTAGGACTGGATTATCTTTCGCTGAATCGCAGTGCTGTCAGTCTTTCCGGTGGTGAAAGCCAGCGTATCCGGTTGGCAACTCAAATCGGCTCGCAACTGGTGAATGTCCTTTATATTCTGGATGAGCCGAGTATAGGATTGCATCAGCGTGATAATCAACGTCTGATCCACTCACTGAAAGAACTGCGTGATATCGGTAACTCCGTGATCGTTGTAGAGCACGATAAGGACATGATGCTTGCCGCTGATTATGTTATTGATATGGGGCCTAAAGCCGGTCGGCTGGGAGGGGAAGTCGTATTTGCCGGTACTCCTGGAGAAATGTTGCGTACACATACACTGACTTCGCAATATCTTAACGGTGAACGTACCATTGAGATACCTGCTGAACGACGTGGAGGTAACGGCCACAGTTTGTGGCTGTGTGGTTCCAGAGGCAATAACCTGAAAAATGTGAATGTTGAGTTTCCGCTTGGCAAATTGATTTGCGTGACCGGTGTTTCCGGTAGTGGAAAATCCACACTTATTAATGAAACGTTGCAACCTATCTTGTCTCAGAAGTTCTATCGTTCACTTCAAGATCCGTTGGAGTATGACAGCATAGAAGGGGTGGAATATATTGATAAAGTGGTAAATGTGGATCAGTCTCCTTTGGGACGTACACCACGTTCCAATCCTGCCACTTATACAGGGGTGTTTTCTGACATCCGCAACTTATTTGTCGGTCTGCCCGAAGCGAAGATACGTGGTTACAAGCCCGGACGCTTTTCTTTCAATGTTAGTGGCGGGCGTTGTGAAGTCTGTCAAGGAAACGGGTATAAAACTATTGAGATGAATTTTCTGCCTGATGTGTATGTCCCTTGCGAGGTATGCCACGGTAAGCGCTATAACCGTGAAACCCTTGAGGTGCGTTTTAAGGGAAAATCGATTGCTGATGTGTTGGACATGACCATTAATCGTGCTGTGGAGTTCTTTGAGAATGTTCCTCAGATATTGAATAAAATTAAGGTGATTCAAGAAGTGGGATTGGGGTACATCAAGTTGGGGCAGTCTTCCACTACGCTTTCCGGTGGTGAGAGCCAGCGTGTGAAACTTGCCACTGAACTTTCAAAACGTGACACCGGAAAGACTCTGTATATTTTGGACGAACCCACCACAGGACTACATTTTGAGGATATCCGTGTCTTGATGAATGTACTCAATAAACTGGTTGATAAAGGCAATACGGTTATTGTCATTGAGCATAATCTTGATGTTATCAAAATGGCGGACTATATTATAGATATGGGACCTGAAGGTGGTAAGGGTGGAGGAGAGCTTTTGGCTTGTGGAACACCAGAGGAAGTAGCCAAAAGCAAGAAAGGCTACACACCCAAATTTCTGAGAGAAGAATTGAAAATGAAATGA
- the ybaK gene encoding Cys-tRNA(Pro) deacylase, which produces MKINKTNAARLLDKAGIAYELIPYEVDENDLSAVHVAASLNEDINCVFKTLILHGDRNGYFVCVIPGEREVDLKLAAKASGNKKCDLIPMKDLLPLTGYIRGGCSPIGLKKPFPTYIHESCFLFPYIYISAGQRGMQLKLNPKDLIREIHAEVCALF; this is translated from the coding sequence ATGAAGATCAATAAAACAAATGCTGCGAGACTTTTGGATAAAGCCGGAATAGCTTATGAACTTATCCCTTACGAGGTGGACGAGAATGATTTAAGTGCGGTACATGTTGCTGCCAGCCTGAATGAAGATATAAATTGTGTTTTCAAAACCTTGATACTTCATGGTGATAGAAACGGATATTTTGTCTGTGTTATTCCAGGTGAACGTGAAGTTGATTTGAAATTGGCAGCTAAAGCATCCGGAAACAAGAAGTGTGATCTCATACCAATGAAAGATTTGCTCCCTTTGACCGGGTATATACGTGGCGGTTGTTCACCAATCGGTCTGAAAAAGCCATTTCCTACCTATATTCATGAATCATGCTTCCTTTTTCCATATATTTATATCAGTGCAGGTCAGAGGGGGATGCAGCTTAAATTGAATCCAAAAGATTTGATAAGGGAAATACATGCGGAAGTTTGTGCTCTTTTTTAG